Proteins co-encoded in one Streptococcus pyogenes genomic window:
- a CDS encoding glycosyltransferase family 2 protein — translation MKKLIIIPAYNESSNIVNTIRTIESDAPDFDYIIIDDCSTDNTLAICQKQGFNVISLPINLGIGGAVQTGYRYAQRCGYDVAVQVDGDGQHNPCYLEKMVEVLVQSSVNMVIGSRFITKEGFQSSFARRIGIKYFTWLIALLTGKKITDATSGLRLIDRSLIERFANHYPDDYPEPETVVDVLVSHFKVKEIPVVMNERQGGVSSISLTKSVYYMIKVTLAILVVRLKGNR, via the coding sequence GTGAAAAAGTTAATCATTATTCCTGCTTACAATGAAAGCAGTAATATTGTCAATACTATACGTACTATTGAATCAGATGCCCCGGATTTTGACTATATCATTATTGATGATTGCTCAACGGATAATACGTTAGCAATATGTCAAAAACAGGGGTTCAATGTTATTTCTTTGCCCATTAACCTGGGAATTGGCGGTGCGGTGCAAACTGGCTATCGTTATGCACAAAGATGTGGATATGACGTTGCAGTTCAAGTAGATGGAGATGGTCAGCACAATCCATGCTATTTGGAAAAAATGGTTGAGGTATTAGTTCAATCTTCAGTAAATATGGTAATTGGATCACGATTTATCACAAAAGAAGGGTTTCAGTCATCATTTGCTCGACGTATCGGCATAAAGTATTTTACTTGGCTTATTGCGCTACTAACAGGAAAAAAAATAACAGATGCAACGTCAGGTCTAAGGTTAATTGACCGTTCATTGATTGAACGTTTTGCTAATCATTATCCAGATGATTATCCTGAACCTGAAACAGTTGTTGATGTATTGGTTAGTCATTTTAAAGTGAAAGAAATTCCTGTTGTAATGAATGAGCGACAAGGCGGTGTGTCATCTATCTCGTTGACGAAATCGGTCTATTATATGATTAAAGTGACTTTAGCTATTTTAGTTGTTAGATTGAAAGGAAATCGTTAA
- a CDS encoding DUF2304 domain-containing protein, whose amino-acid sequence MTVTASLFISFIVLTFVFFLINLIKKDKLAIKYSLLWFILALLILLFTWLPNILNKMSHFLGIHSPTNMLFFLGFCLSLAIIFSLTNNISLQNDKVKRLTQEVALMKKEKTND is encoded by the coding sequence ATGACGGTAACAGCCAGTTTATTTATAAGTTTTATTGTATTAACCTTTGTTTTCTTTTTGATTAACTTAATCAAAAAAGATAAACTAGCGATTAAGTACTCTTTATTGTGGTTTATTTTAGCTTTATTAATTTTACTATTTACGTGGTTACCTAACATATTAAATAAAATGTCTCACTTCCTGGGTATTCATTCACCAACCAATATGTTATTCTTTTTAGGTTTTTGTTTGAGTTTAGCTATTATTTTTTCACTGACTAATAATATTTCACTTCAAAATGATAAAGTAAAACGTCTGACCCAAGAAGTGGCCCTTATGAAAAAAGAGAAAACCAATGATTAA
- a CDS encoding LTA synthase family protein, with protein sequence MIKDTFLKTNWLNISHHIILLVFGFYFSFYSLAKELVSSTAQPVNYYAHLLNVSFVGYIISLIGLSYYLSRQVSRQLFLKTSFIVISYLIVSYWVQITQHLNDKRFDIWSLTKNQFYQFQALPSLLIILVMATLIKILVAYFAIEKDRFGLLGYQGNTFSVALILAVVPINDIHLLKLISSRFSELVTAGNSQIALLKISGLLIVLLVIFATIIYVVLNALKHLKSNKPSFSVAATTSLFLALVFNYTFQYGVKGDEALLGYYVFPGATLFQIVAITLVALLAYVITNRYWPTTFFLLILGTIISVVNDLKESMRSEPLLVTDFVWLQELGLVTSFVKKSVIVEMVVGLAICIVVAWYLHGRVLAGKLFMSPVKRASAVLGLFIVSCSMLIPFSYEKEGKILSGLPIISALNNDNDINWLGFSTNARYKSLAYVWTRQVTKKIMEKPTNYSQETIASIAQKYQKLAEDINKDRKNNIADQTVIYLLSESLSDPDRVSNVTVSHDVLPNIKAIKNSTTAGLMQSDSYGGGTANMEFQTLTSLPFYNFSSSVSVLYSEVFPKMAKPHTISEFYQGKNRIAMHPASANNFNRKTVYSNLGFSKFLALSGSKDKFKNIENVGLLTSDKTVYNNILSLINPSESQFFSVITMQNHIPWSSDYPEEIVAEGKNFTEEENHNLTSYARLLSFTDKETRAFLEKLTQINKPITVVFYGDHLPGLYPDSAFNKHIENKYLTDYFIWSNGTNEKKNHPLINSSDFTAALFEHTDSKVSPYYALLTEVLNKASVDKSPDSPEVKAIQNDLKNIQYDVTIGKGYLLKHKTFFKISR encoded by the coding sequence ATGATTAAAGACACATTTTTAAAAACCAATTGGTTAAATATTAGTCACCATATTATCCTTCTTGTTTTCGGTTTTTATTTCAGTTTTTACAGTTTGGCGAAAGAACTAGTAAGCTCCACGGCACAACCGGTAAACTATTATGCTCATTTACTAAATGTTTCTTTTGTGGGATATATTATATCACTGATTGGATTATCTTATTATTTGAGTCGCCAAGTTAGTCGACAGTTGTTTTTGAAAACTAGTTTTATTGTGATATCTTATCTAATTGTCAGCTATTGGGTACAAATAACACAGCACCTGAATGATAAACGGTTTGATATCTGGTCATTAACTAAAAATCAATTTTATCAATTTCAAGCTCTACCTTCTTTACTCATTATTTTAGTGATGGCCACTTTAATAAAAATATTGGTAGCATATTTTGCAATAGAAAAAGATAGATTTGGGCTATTAGGCTATCAAGGTAATACTTTTTCTGTAGCTCTGATTTTAGCAGTTGTGCCAATTAATGACATACATCTGTTAAAACTAATAAGTTCTCGATTTTCTGAATTAGTAACAGCAGGTAATAGCCAAATTGCACTGTTAAAAATAAGTGGACTGTTGATAGTTTTACTTGTCATATTTGCAACAATCATATACGTGGTTTTAAATGCTCTAAAACACCTTAAGTCAAATAAACCTTCATTTTCAGTAGCAGCTACTACTAGTTTGTTTTTAGCATTAGTTTTTAACTATACGTTCCAGTATGGAGTAAAAGGTGATGAAGCATTGCTAGGATATTATGTTTTCCCTGGAGCTACTCTTTTTCAGATAGTAGCTATTACACTAGTTGCTCTTTTAGCATACGTGATAACGAATAGATATTGGCCAACTACCTTCTTTTTGCTTATTCTGGGAACAATTATTTCTGTTGTTAATGATTTAAAAGAATCAATGAGAAGCGAGCCGTTATTAGTAACTGATTTTGTTTGGTTACAAGAATTAGGTTTAGTGACAAGCTTTGTTAAAAAATCGGTGATTGTAGAAATGGTTGTAGGACTTGCTATTTGTATTGTGGTAGCTTGGTATCTACATGGCCGAGTTTTAGCAGGGAAATTATTTATGAGCCCTGTCAAACGGGCAAGTGCTGTATTAGGTTTATTTATTGTATCTTGTAGTATGTTAATACCATTTTCTTATGAAAAAGAAGGTAAAATATTATCTGGTCTTCCGATTATTTCGGCTTTAAATAATGATAATGACATAAACTGGTTAGGTTTTTCAACAAATGCTAGGTACAAATCTTTAGCATATGTTTGGACAAGACAGGTGACCAAGAAAATAATGGAAAAACCGACAAATTATAGCCAAGAAACAATAGCGAGTATCGCTCAGAAGTACCAAAAATTAGCAGAAGATATTAATAAAGACAGAAAAAATAATATTGCTGACCAAACGGTTATTTATCTTTTAAGTGAAAGCTTGTCAGATCCTGATAGAGTATCAAATGTTACTGTTAGCCACGATGTTTTACCTAATATCAAGGCAATCAAAAATAGCACAACTGCGGGACTCATGCAGTCAGACTCCTACGGGGGTGGAACGGCTAACATGGAGTTTCAAACGTTAACAAGCTTACCTTTTTATAATTTTTCTTCTTCAGTATCTGTTCTTTATTCAGAAGTCTTTCCTAAAATGGCCAAACCTCATACGATTAGTGAGTTTTACCAAGGAAAAAATCGTATTGCGATGCATCCTGCTAGTGCTAACAATTTTAATAGAAAAACAGTTTATAGTAATTTAGGTTTTTCCAAATTCTTAGCTCTATCGGGTTCTAAGGATAAGTTTAAGAACATTGAAAATGTCGGTTTATTGACTAGCGATAAAACTGTCTATAATAATATTTTATCTTTAATTAATCCTAGTGAAAGCCAATTTTTCTCAGTTATTACAATGCAAAATCATATTCCTTGGTCATCCGATTATCCTGAAGAAATTGTTGCTGAAGGAAAAAATTTCACGGAAGAAGAAAATCACAACCTAACAAGTTATGCTCGGTTATTATCGTTTACTGATAAGGAAACAAGAGCATTTTTAGAAAAATTAACACAAATTAACAAGCCTATCACAGTGGTGTTTTACGGAGATCATTTACCCGGTTTATATCCTGATAGTGCTTTTAACAAGCATATTGAAAATAAATACCTTACTGATTATTTTATTTGGAGTAATGGTACTAACGAGAAAAAAAATCATCCGCTTATCAACTCAAGTGATTTTACTGCAGCTTTATTTGAGCATACTGATTCAAAAGTATCACCTTACTATGCTTTGTTAACAGAGGTACTGAATAAAGCTAGTGTCGATAAATCACCAGATAGTCCTGAAGTTAAAGCTATTCAGAATGATTTAAAAAATATCCAATACGATGTGACTATAGGAAAAGGTTACCTTTTGAAACACAAAACTTTTTTTAAGATATCACGTTAA